The proteins below are encoded in one region of Thunnus maccoyii chromosome 24, fThuMac1.1, whole genome shotgun sequence:
- the LOC121891725 gene encoding uncharacterized protein LOC121891725 — protein MELLWMILPVFLVCAEAENVTEVKAELGQNVTLTCSVEVSDIYWYMEIHNQFRVLILRTFDKTDNNPNYCNPEFKTKYSVLENSLVITNVTAEDFRCYFCARRQYDRIRFEGTISLVSDSITPSNNCKPNNNQQRIQGIWQSQTILFSSFALNGLLVLLVIGSSFTYLYLKRNDSKYQVNEPSPLTSENPETPEAQKTCFHQVETGSDSVFNTTCVYRISSNKRQ, from the exons ATGGAGCTTCTGTGGATGATCCTGCCGGTGTTTCTGGTCTGTGCCGAGGCTGAGAATGTGACTGAGGTGAAGGCAGAGCTGGGTCAAAATGTCACCTTAACCTGCTCTGTGGAGGTTTCAGACATCTACTGGTACATGGAGATCCACAATCAGTTTAGAGTGCTCATCCTCCGCACTTTTGATAAAACAGACAATAATCCCAACTACTGTAATCCTGAGTTCAAAACCAAATATTCAGTCCTGGAAAACAGCCTTGTGATTACAAATGTCACTGCAGAGGACTTCAGGTGTTACTTTTGTGCACGGAGGCAATATGACCGCATTCGTTTTGAGGGAACTATCAGCCTCGTCTCAG ACTCCATCACTCCGTCCAACAACTGCAAACCAAACAACAACCAGCAGCGCATTCAGGGAATATGGCAGAGTCAGACGATTCTTTTCAGCTCGTTTGCCCTGAACGGCCTCCTCGTGTTATTGGTAATAG GTTCATCTTTTACATATCTGTATCTGAAGAGAAACGACTCCAAATACCAGGTGAATGAACcttcacctttgacctctgagaACCCAGAGACACCAGAG GCACAGAAGACATGTTTTCACCAGGTGGAGACGGGATCTGACAGTGTTTTTAACACCACCTGTGTATaccgtatttcctcaaataaaagacagtaG
- the LOC121891721 gene encoding uncharacterized protein LOC121891721 isoform X1, whose amino-acid sequence MELLWMILPVFLVCAEAENVTEVKAELGQNVTLTCSVEVSDIYWYMEIHNQLRVQILRTFGKTDDNPSYCDPEFKTKYSVLENRLVITNVTAEDFRCYFCAKKQNDCIHFEGTISLVSDSITPSNVSKTNNNQQRIQGIWQSQTILFSSFALNGLLVLLVIEQKYRLQLVGCKVYILGGERFPPDCDSPDALLAGLCLTSLYPKSKKSKCQVNEPSSPTSGNPEAPQYEEIELRVPPATAQMDCIYYKVQLPHSMLPQH is encoded by the exons ATGGAGCTTCTGTGGATGATCCTGCCGGTGTTTCTGGTCTGTGCCGAGGCTGAGAATGTGACTGAGGTGAAGGCAGAGCTGGGTCAAAATGTCACCTTAACCTGCTCTGTGGAGGTTTCAGACATCTACTGGTACATGGAGATCCACAATCAGTTGAGAGTGCAGATCCTCCGCACTTTTGGTAAAACAGACGATAATCCCAGCTACTGTGATCCTGAGTTCAAAACCAAATATTCAGTCCTGGAAAACAGACTTGTGATTACAAATGTCACTGCAGAGGACTTCAGGTGTTACTTTTGTGCAAAGAAGCAAAATGACTGCATTCATTTTGAGGGAACTATCAGCCTCGTCTCAG ACTCCATCACTCCGTCCAAcgtctccaaaacaaacaacaaccagCAGCGCATTCAGGGAATATGGCAGAGTCAGACGATTCTTTTCAGCTCGTTTGCCCTGAACGGCCTCCTCGTGTTATTGGTAATAG AGCAGAAGTATAGATTGCAGCTCGTTGGATGTAAAGTTTATATTCTTGGAGGCGAGCGGTTTCCTCCTGACTGTGACTCACCTGACGCTCTGTTGGCAGGTTTGTGTTTAACATCTCTGTATCCGAAAAGTAAGAAATCCAAATGCCAGGTGAATGAGCCTTCATCTCCGACCTCTGGGAACCCGGAGGCACCACAG TATGAGGAGATCGAGCTGAGAGTCCCTCCAGCTACTGCTCAAATGGACTGTATTTATTACAAGGTTCAGCTTCCTCATTCCATGCTGCCACAACACTGA
- the LOC121891721 gene encoding uncharacterized protein LOC121891721 isoform X2 → MELLWMILPVFLVCAEAENVTEVKAELGQNVTLTCSVEVSDIYWYMEIHNQLRVQILRTFGKTDDNPSYCDPEFKTKYSVLENRLVITNVTAEDFRCYFCAKKQNDCIHFEGTISLVSDSITPSNVSKTNNNQQRIQGIWQSQTILFSSFALNGLLVLLVIGLCLTSLYPKSKKSKCQVNEPSSPTSGNPEAPQYEEIELRVPPATAQMDCIYYKVQLPHSMLPQH, encoded by the exons ATGGAGCTTCTGTGGATGATCCTGCCGGTGTTTCTGGTCTGTGCCGAGGCTGAGAATGTGACTGAGGTGAAGGCAGAGCTGGGTCAAAATGTCACCTTAACCTGCTCTGTGGAGGTTTCAGACATCTACTGGTACATGGAGATCCACAATCAGTTGAGAGTGCAGATCCTCCGCACTTTTGGTAAAACAGACGATAATCCCAGCTACTGTGATCCTGAGTTCAAAACCAAATATTCAGTCCTGGAAAACAGACTTGTGATTACAAATGTCACTGCAGAGGACTTCAGGTGTTACTTTTGTGCAAAGAAGCAAAATGACTGCATTCATTTTGAGGGAACTATCAGCCTCGTCTCAG ACTCCATCACTCCGTCCAAcgtctccaaaacaaacaacaaccagCAGCGCATTCAGGGAATATGGCAGAGTCAGACGATTCTTTTCAGCTCGTTTGCCCTGAACGGCCTCCTCGTGTTATTGGTAATAG GTTTGTGTTTAACATCTCTGTATCCGAAAAGTAAGAAATCCAAATGCCAGGTGAATGAGCCTTCATCTCCGACCTCTGGGAACCCGGAGGCACCACAG TATGAGGAGATCGAGCTGAGAGTCCCTCCAGCTACTGCTCAAATGGACTGTATTTATTACAAGGTTCAGCTTCCTCATTCCATGCTGCCACAACACTGA